A stretch of the Arachis stenosperma cultivar V10309 chromosome 6, arast.V10309.gnm1.PFL2, whole genome shotgun sequence genome encodes the following:
- the LOC130932560 gene encoding transcription factor bHLH67-like codes for MERLQLQGPLDSSLFAEHLEVVNSLEQGFVDRESNFKVKEDEHEEQTLISSLEGNMPFLQMLQSVESPQHLKKPWEGTPYIPTLESEINEFEQYTRSGSDAAWANKDTRLSKHHHQERVRKRKRGRESKDKDKEEVENQRMTHIAVERNRRRQMNEHLSVLKSLMHPSYIQRGDHASIIGGAIDFVKELEQLVESLEAQRRMRNKEEEDGGKEEASGGNEAKAERRSKVGGIEVSVIQSHVNLRIQCEKRAGLLINAIVALENLRLPILHLNITSSDSSVLYSFSLKIEEDSKLGSANEIAEAVDKILTSLRH; via the exons ATGGAGAGGCTTCAGCTTCAAGGACCCCTTGACTCCTCT TTGTTTGCTGAGCACCTAGAAGTAGTGAATAGCTTGGAACAAGGTTTTGTCGATAGAGAGAGTAACTTCAAAGTCAAGGAGGATGAACATGAAGAACAAACTTTGATATCAAGCTTGGAGGGTAACATGCCATTCCTTCAGATGCTTCAAAGCGTGGAATCCCCGCAGCATCTTAAGAAACCATGGGAAGGGACGCCCTACATACCCACATTGGAATCCGAAATCAATGAATTTGAACAGTACACACGTTCAGGCAGTGATGCTGCTTGGGCTAATAAAGATACCAGGTTATCGAAACATCATCATCAGGAACGggtgaggaagaggaagagaggaagagaaagTAAAGACAAGGACAAGGAAGAGGTTGAGAACCAGCGCATGACCCACATTGCTGTGGAACGCAATAGGCGGCGCCAAATGAATGAGCATCTCAGTGTTCTAAAGTCTCTCATGCACCCTTCCTATATTCAAAGG GGTGACCATGCATCAATCATAGGGGGTGCAATAGACTTTGTGAAGGAATTGGAGCAGTTAGTTGAATCCCTTGAGGCCCAAAGAAGGATGagaaacaaggaagaagaggatGGTGGGAAAGAAGAAGCAAGTGGTGGGAATGAGGCTAAGGCAGAGAGAAGGTCAAAGGTGGGAGGCATTGAGGTGAGTGTGATTCAAAGCCATGTCAATTTGAGAATTCAGTGCGAGAAGAGAGCAGGGCTATTGATAAATGCAATCGTTGCATTGGAGAACCTAAGGCTCCCTATTCTTCATCTCAACATCACATCCTCAGATTCTTCAGTTCTCTATTCTTTCAGTCTCAAG ATTGAAGAAGACAGCAAGTTAGGGTCAGCAAATGAAATTGCAGAGGCAGTTGATAAGATATTGACTTCATTAAGACATTAA
- the LOC130932566 gene encoding metal tolerance protein 1-like, translated as MEAQVIEISGDLPDLGRRKGGVSRKICGEAACGFSKDSEERSASMRKLLIAVVLCVIFMSVEVVGGIKANSLAILTDAAHLLSDVAAFAISLFSLWAAGWESNPRQSYGFFRIEILGALLSIQLIWLLAGILVYEAIQRIISGTREVNGFLMFLVAAFGLVVNIIMAFLLGHDHNHHHTKHTKEDSTQLLGESKNVNVQGAYLHVLGDSIQSVGVMIGGGIIWWKPEWQIVDLICTLVFSVIVLGTTIKMLRKILEVLMESTPREIDAAEVQRGLLEMEEVLAVHELHIWAITVGKVLLACHVIVRPEVNADMVLDKVIDYITRVYNISHVTIQIER; from the coding sequence ATGGAAGCACAAGTCATTGAAATCAGTGGAGATCTTCCTGACTTAGGAAGGAGGAAGGGAGGAGTAAGTAGAAAAATTTGTGGGGAAGCAGCATGTGGGTTCTCTAAGGATTCGGAAGAGAGATCAGCTTCCATGCGAAAGCTTTTAATAGCAGTGGTGCTTTGTGTTATTTTCATGAGCGTTGAAGTAGTTGGAGGGATCAAAGCAAATAGTCTGGCAATATTAACTGATGCAGCACATTTGCTTTCAGATGTTGCAGCATTCGCAatctctttgttttctttatgGGCTGCTGGATGGGAATCCAATCCTCGCCAATCATACGGGTTTTTCAGGATAGAGATTCTCGGTGCTCTGCTTTCTATCCAGTTGATATGGTTGCTTGCTGGGATTCTAGTGTATGAAGCCATTCAGAGAATTATTTCAGGGACTCGTGAGGTCAATGGCTTCTTAATGTTCCTCGTTGCTGCATTTGGTTTAGTTGTTAACATCATTATGGCTTTCTTATTGGGTCATgatcataatcatcatcacacaAAACATACAAAAGAGGATTCTACACAGCTTCTTGGGGAATCAAAAAATGTGAATGTGCAAGGGGCTTATCTGCATGTACTTGGAGATTCTATCCAGAGTGTGGGGGTAATGATTGGTGGAGGAATCATATGGTGGAAGCCGGAGTGGCAAATAGTTGACTTAATTTGCACTCTAGTATTTTCGGTAATAGTTTTGGGGACAACTATAAAGATGCTAAGGAAGATTCTGGAAGTTCTGATGGAGAGCACGCCGCGTGAAATAGATGCGGCGGAGGTCCAAAGGGGACTGCTGGAGATGGAAGAAGTGTTGGCTGTTCATGAGTTGCATATTTGGGCCATCACTGTTGGGAAGGTTTTGCTGGCTTGCCATGTTATAGTTAGGCCAGAAGTGAATGCAGACATGGTGCTGGACAAGGTTATTGACTATATCACAAGAGTTTATAATATTAGTCATGTTACTATACAGATAGAGCGCTAG
- the LOC130933410 gene encoding NDR1/HIN1-like protein 12: protein MAAEECRPPPTRAPTPPPPQLPPQPQPPYQHHHLPPLKDTEQDYYTDKPPMGSPHKNDSSAAKRSMCAFLTIFLLLAGITLLVLWLVYRPYKPRFKVVGAAIYSLNTTTPPFMSTTMQFTLLIRNPNRRVSLYLDRFSAFVSYRNQAITQQVMLPPLHQDKHSTVSVAPVIGGTPVPVSAEVSNGLMVDQAYGVVGLRVVLLGRLRWKAGAIKTAHYGLYVRCDLVMGLKKGFVGQVPLLGAPPCHVDV from the coding sequence ATGGCAGCAGAAGAGTGCCGCCCTCCTCCAACTCGAGCACCAACCCCTCCACCCCCACAGCTACCGCCACAGCCACAGCCACCATACCAACATCACCATCTTCCTCCTCTCAAAGACACCGAACAAGACTACTACACGGACAAACCTCCCATGGGGTCTCCCCACAAGAACGATTCTTCAGCCGCCAAACGCTCTATGTGCGCCTTCCTCACCATCTTCCTCCTCCTTGCTGGCATCACTCTCCTCGTTCTCTGGCTCGTCTACCGTCCCTACAAACCCCGCTTCAAAGTGGTGGGCGCCGCCATCTACTCCCTCAACACAACCACTCCGCCATTCATGTCCACCACCATGCAGTTCACCCTCCTCATTCGGAACCCAAACAGGCGCGTCTCCCTCTACCTGGACAGGTTCTCCGCCTTCGTGTCCTACAGGAACCAGGCCATCACGCAGCAGGTCATGCTGCCCCCCCTCCACCAGGACAAGCACAGCACCGTCTCTGTGGCCCCCGTCATCGGAGGCACTCCGGTTCCCGTCTCTGCGGAGGTTTCCAATGGTCTAATGGTGGACCAGGCATACGGAGTTGTGGGCCTGAGAGTGGTGCTCCTTGGCAGGCTGAGGTGGAAGGCTGGTGCCATTAAGACCGCTCACTACGGCCTCTATGTGAGGTGCGACCTTGTCATGGGTTTAAAGAAAGGCTTTGTTGGTCAGgttcctcttcttggtgctccaccttGCCATGTCGATGTCTGA